The sequence below is a genomic window from Dethiosulfovibrio peptidovorans.
ACGCTACGCTTGAGGCGTTTTTGCTCGATAAGATACATGACAAATTTATTTTTGATACTTTCCGCCTTTTCCTGGAAATTTTTATAGACATCAATCCCCCAAAGACCAAAGCGCTTTTCTTCCTCAAGCAACGCCTGTACTGAAGGAGATTCACGACGCCCGTCATTCTCGTGACAAGCGTATATTCGCAAACTGCCTCCATGTGTGGACAAGCTCTCCACGTGGAAAACCCTCAAGCCCGATTTTTCAAAGATACGGCGAACAGTCCCCAAAGAAAGATACGAAAAATGCTCGTGATAGATCGTGTCGAACTGCATGTGCCGGATCAGTTCAAGCAGGTGAGGGAACTCCATTGTGATGCTACCTGCGGGCTTGAGAACTACCTTAAGGCCCTTGACAAAATCATTGATGTCGGGCACGTGCGCCAGGACATTGTTACCCACCAAAAGATCCGCCATTCTCCCCTCAGCCGCCAATTCCTGCGCAAGCCCCGACCCGAAAAACTTCTGCACCACAGGGATACCGAGCCTCTCAGCCGCTCTCGCTGTGTCGGATGCGGGCTCGATACCAAGGCATGGAATCCCCCTCTCAACAAAATTTCTCAGTAGATATCCGTCGTTCGACGCAATCTCGATCACAAAGCTTGATCGGTCCAACGAAAGCTTCTTCGTGATATCTTCCGCATAGAGGGCTGCATGCCGAAGCCAGCTGCTCGAGACAGATGAAAAGTAGGCGTAGTCGGACCGGAAGAGCTGATTCGCCGCAGCAAAGTCCTCGGTTTGCACCAGCCAGCATTTATTACACACGAAAACTCTAAGAGGGAAATACACTTCAGGATTGTGAAGATCGTCTTTTTTAAGGTACGAGTTAGATGGCGGTGCACAACCAAGGTCTATAAACACATGTTTCAAAACCCTTCCACAATGTCGACACTTCATAGCAGAATCCCATTATAATTAAAATCTAAAAAAGACAGCTCTTTATCGCGGTCTGACCTGTCTGAAAGTTCCAAAGGCCATGTGATACCGATTATCTTATCCATCACATTTACCCCTCCTTCACTGTCGGGGCAATAGGGCGCCGTGTGAAGATAAAATAACTCACTTTCTGGTTCTAAAACCTGAAAACCATGAGCACACCCCTCAGGGATGACCAGCATTTTTTTAGACTCAGGCGCTAGCTCCTCCCCGTACCACTGTAAAAACGTAGGCGATCCCTGACGAAGATCGACAGCGACATCAAAGACACGCCCCCTCAGGCAGCGAACGAATTTCATCTCCCCATGAGGGGGATACTGAAAATGCATCCCACGGACAGCCCCAACCTGATCGGTACGGGAGTGATTGATCTGAACAATGTGCTTCTCGCCAAGTAGGGGAGCAAGCTCTTCTGCACAGAAAAAGCGAGCAAAGGCTCCCCGATGGTCTTCAAAGGATTGCGTCTCCACCACGAAAACACCAGCTATAGGCGTTTTGGAAATGTACATTTTTTTGTCCATGATAGTCTTGCAGCCGAGGCATCCGTGACATACGCCTTCAGGTGCTCGTCGCTACGAACGTCTCCCCTTTCCATAAAGCTTCTATACCATGTTGCAGTATAATACATCGATTTTTCGAGCCCCCATACAGGCTTCCATTCAAGCTCTTTCTGAGCCTTTTCGCTATTCAGGGAGAGAAAGGGGGCTTCATGTAGGTTTTTACGGTCAGACACATCACGCCACCGCAATTCGGGATAGTGCGATGCAAAAAGTTCGAGTATATGGGAAACCGTATTGCCACTTCCCTGGGCAGGCCCAAAATTCCAAGCTGTGGCATATTGCTCCCCCCGTTGGAGAAGTTTTTCTCCAAGAAGAAGATAGCCGCTTAGACAGTCAAGTACGTGCTGCCAGGGACGGGTAGCCTGGGGAGATCGAATTTCTAAAAGGTTCTTTTTTTCGATAGATCGCACCGCATCAGGTATGAGACGATCCTGAGACCAGTCTCCGCCACCTATAACATTTCCAGCCCGAGCAGAGGCAATGAAAGTTCTTTTTTCATGAGCAAAGAAAGATTTTCGATAGCTGTCTACAGCAATTTCACAGGCCGCTTTGGATGCGCTGTAGGGGTCATGCCCCCCAAGGGAATCGGCTTCATCATACCCGATAGGTCTTTCCTGCTCTCGGTAAACCTTATCAGTGGTGATGACAAGGACTGCTCGTAGGGATTCACAGAAGCGACAAGCCTCCAAAAGGTTGAGAGTACCCATGAGGTTGCTGTTCCATGTCCCCATGGGGTCCAGATAGGAAGCCCTGACAAGGGGCTGCGCCGCCAGATGAAATATCATCTCCGGTTGTTCTTTCTTCAGGATCTCTGTGATAGATTGCAAGTCGCATATATTCAGACGATATTCCCTAATGCTGTTATGGAGGAGATCCCAATGGTTTGGTTCCGTGGAAGGGTCCAAAGCTAATCCAGCCACATTTCCACCGAGACGTATAAGCCAGTGTACGAGCCAGCTTCCTTTAAAGCCCGTGTGTCCGGTGACAAGAATCTTAGTGTTATCGTAAACCTCACCAAAGAGACGCCTCACTTCCAGAGCCTCCACGGGGCTTTGCCGGAAATCCAGAGTTCTTCAAGCTGATTTTTTTCCCTCAGGGTATCCATGGGTTGCCAAAAACCGGAGTGACAGTAGGCCATAAGCTGATTATCCCGAGCTAGGTGCTCCAGAGGCTCCCGTTCAAGGCTGGTGCCATCCCCTTCAAGATAGTCGAAAACCTCCGGTTCCATAACGAAGAACCCCCCATTGATCCATGTACCGTCTCCTTTGGGCTTCTCCAAGAAGCTACGAACAGAACCACTTTTTTGCAGATCAAGGGAACCGAATCTCCCCGGAGCCTGAACAGCTGTTACGGTAGCAAGTTTGCCGTGATTTTCGTGGAATTTGACCAGAGCACCGATATCAATGTCCGCTACGCCATCTCCGTAGGTGAGGAGAAACGTTGCATTACCAACGAACTCCCGAACCCGCTTCACTCGGCCTCCGGTAAGTGTATGTTCTCCTGTGTCCACCAAGGTTACGCGCCAAGGTTCCGCCGAATTAGAGTGGAACTCCACCTTGTTTCTGCAGAGATCCACGGTGATGTTAGACATGTGCATACAATAGTTTACGAAGTATTCCTTGATGATATATCCTTTATATCCAAGACATATGACAAAGTCATTGAAGCCAAAAAAAGAGTAGAGTTTCATGATGTGCCAGAGGATGGGCGAACCTCCGATTTCAACCATAGGTTTGGGTTTGAGCACAGTTTCTTCACTTAGCCGGGTGCCAAGGCCTCCGGCAAGAATGATAGTTTTCATGGATCCTCCCTCTTATTCGTATCCGATAAAAGCTAAACCTATCCCCAAAGAGCTCGTACTACGGGCAACACGTCAACGCCAAAGACAGAATGTTTTTTAGATAGCATGCCATATTTTAGAAGTTTTGCATAAGGCAAAAACTTTTTGCCAAGTATCTTTTTTACCAGACTCCGCTGATGATACCGAGCGTTGCATCGGAGAAAAGAGTCCAACATGTTGCTAAAAAGATCTTCCCCGTATTCTCGAAAAATCAATTCTTTCGCCCGGGAAAAGTCTTGTTGTATCAAAGGGTCTTCCATATTTTCCCACGGAATAACGCGCTTTAATTTTTCACCATAGCTCCAAGAGGGTTTCCATAGAAACTCCCGAACATTCCACAAAAAGTCGAGAAAGGCCATCTTCCCCTCTGCAGCCATAACAGTGCCAAAAAAAAGCTCGTACCATTGATAATTCGAAAATTCTACTTCTGCCATAAGACTGTAAAATTTTTTAAGTTTTTGTGATGGATACATGGCGTAAAAGATATCTGCATAGTCACAGAAATAGCTTTGTACTCTCTCTCTCGATGTTGATGCTTCCACCTTTCTAACGACATTGTTGTTAAATGTGTCAAAAAAACGCCCGGGTAATTCTTTGATAAAACAAAGGGACCTTCCCCTTACGGAAACAAAAGAGGGGTTTTTACGTAAGAAGCTTCTTGCTTTTTCTACCCCAGAAAACAATACAAAATCATCGTCAGCACATTGAACTACATAGTCAAAAGCATCCATTTCGTTGGAAATACTTAGCATTTTTTGGGCAAATTCAAGCCCTGGACGGTGAAAATACTTGATGTTAGGGCAAAGATTCTCAGCATTTTTATACTTTTCTCTTGTGGAGTCGACATAAAGTACAGGAATTCCTGTTTGAGCGAAGTACTGTGTCGAAACATCAAGATTTGCATGTCGATTATGCGTAGGAACCAGGACTACACAATCACTAAGGGATTGCTGAGCATGCGGTAACTCGGATTCCATTTTTCACCACTCCTTTTGTTTATCAAATCAAGCACAACGCTCCTAGTTCTCCTGATGAATCATGTGAAGTGTAATACGCTCGTTCCAATATCACTATCGTTTTTCGCCCCTCTCTGGCAGTCACAAAACCATAAGATTGGACAGTACTATTGAGCATCCTCGGCAGATCTTTGTACAAAACATAATGTCCACCACCGTAGACACTTTTGGGATCGTAATTGACCAGTTCTGCATCGTTGTCCATAGGATGGGGTGTGTCAAAAGACCACTGCTCCACTTTGTTCATAGCGACACCGCCGATTTTAGCCGTACCTTTATCGCCCATAATGGTGATGCTACCCTCCAGGTTGTGAGGGTAGGTGAGCACGGAGACGTTGATGTTGCCCACGGCACCATTTCGAAATTTGAGGCCCACGGTGATGGTATCTTCCGCCTCAATACGTCGTCCCAGTGTGGATGAGAAGGCGTGGACGTCCTCAACAGCACCCCCCATCCACTGAACCATATCCACGTAGTGAGCTGCCTGGTTGGCGAGGCAGCCGCCGTCGAATTCCCACGTTCCCCGCCAAGGGGCCATGTCGTAGTATTCCTGTGGTCTGGTCCAGAAAACGTTGGAGGTTATCATGTGAATTCGACCAAATCGGCCTGCCTCCAGAGCTTTACGGAGCAGTACTATGGTGGGGTTGAGGCGGTTTTGCTTGACTTCCATGTAGAGCACCCCAGCATGGTCACATGCGGCGATGGCTTTGTCCACCTCTTTAAGGCTCGTACCCAATGGTTTTTCGGAGAGAACATTCACGCCAGATTCGGCAGCAACTACAGCATGAGCCGGATGAAGCCCCGAGGGAGTGCACAGAGCAACGAGGTCGATTTTTTCGTTTTGCAACATAGTTGAGTAGTCGGTATAAGCGGTACATCCGGCGTCATTAGCCGTCTTTTCGGTCCGCTCTCTGAGGATGTCACAACAGGCGACGAGTTTGAGGTCTTCCACTTTTTTGATAGCGGCCACGTGGCTGGCACTGATCCGGCCGCAACCGAGAATGGCGATGGTGTACATTGAGAGTCTCCTTTATAACTTTAAATATAAAAAGATCACTACGCATTTCCTCTGTTTTGTGCCAAAGAGAGCATTTTATCCAACAGTTTTTGCAGGCTTGGGCACTTTTTATATGCAAAATCGGGATCCAGGCGTTTGAAAAGTTCCCCACCGTTCACGACTTTTTTATAGGAACGTTTCACATATTTTTGGTACAAACGATCCAAAAGCTTCGCTGGAGGCTCGTTAAAATTTATCATCTCTGGATTTGCAATTTTAGAGGGAAATTTGATATTCTCAGGAAAAATGTCTGGCTGGCTCAAAAGCCAGGCTTCTATCTCATGAACGGCAAAAAAGTGAAAGAACCTCTCTTCGTTCACATCCCTCTCAATCTTATTCTTTCCCCATGCATAGCGCTCGTCGCTTTGCGTCTTGTCCTCAGGATAGAAGGTCGGCCCGTAAAGATCCAAAAGAGAGATGACGGCGATAATGTTATTTTGCGACGAACCATTCAAGTACATCCTCGCTTTTTGTGTAACGTCACTCAAAAGCTCCGACCAGCCATTAAAGCGTACCGGTTGAATTCCGACAGGTGACCTCAACTTGGGATCAAGCCATTTCTTCAGGAATTCAGGCAACGCTTTTGCTTCTGTGTAGCCTTCGACAAATAGGACAAATTTCATGACATTTGCTCCAGTTCGCCGGATTGGAAAAGGCTGCCAAGAGAGTAGCTTTTCAACCAATAGTCCAATTCGTCTCCATCAAGCGTTCGCAAAACTGTTTCTCCATCGTTCCACGCAGAAACTGTGGTAACCGGTTTTGTCTCCCCGAAAGCGTCCAGCAGCTGCGTCGAATGCGTTGTCAGAATAACCTGAGAGCGAGAGGCCGCATCAATAGCATACTCAGCAACAAGCGGTAACATTGATGGATGAAGCCCTGTTTCGGGCTCGTCTATGGCAATAACCGGCGAGGGAGAGGGAGTTGCAAGCACTGCCAGCAAAAAGAGGAATCGAAGTGTTCCATCAGACATTTCCGCTGC
It includes:
- a CDS encoding SAM-dependent methyltransferase is translated as MKCRHCGRVLKHVFIDLGCAPPSNSYLKKDDLHNPEVYFPLRVFVCNKCWLVQTEDFAAANQLFRSDYAYFSSVSSSWLRHAALYAEDITKKLSLDRSSFVIEIASNDGYLLRNFVERGIPCLGIEPASDTARAAERLGIPVVQKFFGSGLAQELAAEGRMADLLVGNNVLAHVPDINDFVKGLKVVLKPAGSITMEFPHLLELIRHMQFDTIYHEHFSYLSLGTVRRIFEKSGLRVFHVESLSTHGGSLRIYACHENDGRRESPSVQALLEEEKRFGLWGIDVYKNFQEKAESIKNKFVMYLIEQKRLKRSVAAYGAAAKGNTLLNYSGIRSDLLPYVCDGAPSKQGKFLPGSRIPIVSPEKLRERKPQTVIVFPWNIVDEVVQRHCYVGEWGGRFVTVVPELKRIEPLQ
- a CDS encoding dTDP-4-dehydrorhamnose 3,5-epimerase, which gives rise to MYISKTPIAGVFVVETQSFEDHRGAFARFFCAEELAPLLGEKHIVQINHSRTDQVGAVRGMHFQYPPHGEMKFVRCLRGRVFDVAVDLRQGSPTFLQWYGEELAPESKKMLVIPEGCAHGFQVLEPESELFYLHTAPYCPDSEGGVNVMDKIIGITWPLELSDRSDRDKELSFLDFNYNGILL
- the rfbG gene encoding CDP-glucose 4,6-dehydratase, translated to MDFRQSPVEALEVRRLFGEVYDNTKILVTGHTGFKGSWLVHWLIRLGGNVAGLALDPSTEPNHWDLLHNSIREYRLNICDLQSITEILKKEQPEMIFHLAAQPLVRASYLDPMGTWNSNLMGTLNLLEACRFCESLRAVLVITTDKVYREQERPIGYDEADSLGGHDPYSASKAACEIAVDSYRKSFFAHEKRTFIASARAGNVIGGGDWSQDRLIPDAVRSIEKKNLLEIRSPQATRPWQHVLDCLSGYLLLGEKLLQRGEQYATAWNFGPAQGSGNTVSHILELFASHYPELRWRDVSDRKNLHEAPFLSLNSEKAQKELEWKPVWGLEKSMYYTATWYRSFMERGDVRSDEHLKAYVTDASAARLSWTKKCTFPKRL
- the rfbF gene encoding glucose-1-phosphate cytidylyltransferase, with amino-acid sequence MKTIILAGGLGTRLSEETVLKPKPMVEIGGSPILWHIMKLYSFFGFNDFVICLGYKGYIIKEYFVNYCMHMSNITVDLCRNKVEFHSNSAEPWRVTLVDTGEHTLTGGRVKRVREFVGNATFLLTYGDGVADIDIGALVKFHENHGKLATVTAVQAPGRFGSLDLQKSGSVRSFLEKPKGDGTWINGGFFVMEPEVFDYLEGDGTSLEREPLEHLARDNQLMAYCHSGFWQPMDTLREKNQLEELWISGKAPWRLWK
- a CDS encoding oxidoreductase — protein: MYTIAILGCGRISASHVAAIKKVEDLKLVACCDILRERTEKTANDAGCTAYTDYSTMLQNEKIDLVALCTPSGLHPAHAVVAAESGVNVLSEKPLGTSLKEVDKAIAACDHAGVLYMEVKQNRLNPTIVLLRKALEAGRFGRIHMITSNVFWTRPQEYYDMAPWRGTWEFDGGCLANQAAHYVDMVQWMGGAVEDVHAFSSTLGRRIEAEDTITVGLKFRNGAVGNINVSVLTYPHNLEGSITIMGDKGTAKIGGVAMNKVEQWSFDTPHPMDNDAELVNYDPKSVYGGGHYVLYKDLPRMLNSTVQSYGFVTAREGRKTIVILERAYYTSHDSSGELGALCLI